A part of Homoserinibacter sp. YIM 151385 genomic DNA contains:
- the prpB gene encoding methylisocitrate lyase: MLHAQRTPAEKRRAFREALAGPRIVRMPGAFTPLSASLIEEKGFEGVYISGAVMAAELGLPDVGLTTLTEVAQRAGQISRVTELPTLVDADTGFGEPLNVARTVQVLEDAGVAALHLEDQVNPKRCGHLDGKQVVDESTALKRIAAAAAARRDPDLVIMARTDIRGVEGMAAAVDRAKRLVDAGADAVFPEAMASLEEFAAIRAAVDVPILANMTEFGKSELFTVQQLEDVGVDLVIFPVSLLRVAFGAIERALDVLDAEGSLNSEVPGMQTRSRLYELVDYAGTAAFDEGVYTFDLSTNRSS; encoded by the coding sequence ATGCTGCACGCCCAGCGCACCCCCGCCGAGAAGCGCCGCGCCTTCCGCGAGGCGCTCGCCGGCCCCCGCATCGTCCGCATGCCGGGCGCCTTCACGCCGCTCTCCGCGAGCCTCATCGAAGAGAAGGGCTTCGAGGGCGTCTACATCTCGGGCGCCGTCATGGCCGCCGAGCTGGGGCTGCCGGATGTCGGGCTCACGACCCTCACGGAGGTCGCGCAGCGCGCGGGGCAGATCTCGCGCGTGACCGAGCTGCCGACCCTCGTCGACGCCGACACCGGCTTCGGCGAGCCGCTCAACGTCGCCCGCACGGTGCAGGTGCTCGAGGACGCGGGCGTCGCCGCCCTCCACCTCGAGGACCAGGTCAACCCGAAGCGCTGCGGCCACCTCGACGGCAAGCAGGTCGTCGACGAGTCGACCGCCCTCAAGCGGATCGCCGCCGCCGCCGCCGCGCGCCGCGACCCGGACCTCGTCATCATGGCCCGCACCGACATCCGCGGCGTCGAGGGCATGGCCGCCGCCGTCGACCGGGCGAAGAGGCTCGTGGACGCCGGCGCGGATGCGGTCTTCCCCGAGGCGATGGCGTCGCTCGAGGAGTTCGCCGCGATCCGGGCGGCCGTCGACGTGCCGATCCTGGCGAACATGACCGAGTTCGGCAAGAGCGAGCTCTTCACGGTGCAGCAGCTCGAGGACGTCGGGGTCGACCTCGTGATCTTCCCCGTCTCCCTGCTCCGGGTCGCCTTCGGCGCGATCGAGCGCGCCCTCGACGTGCTCGATGCTGAGGGCTCGCTGAACTCCGAGGTGCCGGGGATGCAGACGCGGTCCAGACTGTACGAGCTGGTGGACTACGCCGGCACCGCCGCGTTCGACGAGGGCGTCTACACCTTCGACCTGTCGACGAACCGGAGCTCCTGA
- a CDS encoding GntR family transcriptional regulator, producing the protein MTVSERRASDRALALLRGEIIAGRLAPGAVLAEIELADRLRMSRTPVRTALAGLTAEGLAVAVGPRRLEVAPLRREDVAAAYELRGALEPAAASLAARRGDPAVFEALAARLAAIRVDPAGSEQQDTYELAAELDREIDRAIASPRLQAALDSARHHAARIRRAARDHPARLAAAADEHRTIADAISRGDAQLAADAVRIHLHHSLEHALATLPHDDPEPRRTP; encoded by the coding sequence ATGACGGTCTCCGAGCGGCGCGCGAGCGATCGCGCGCTCGCGCTCCTCCGCGGGGAGATCATCGCCGGGCGGCTCGCGCCGGGCGCCGTGCTCGCCGAGATCGAGCTCGCCGACCGGCTGCGGATGTCGCGCACCCCCGTCCGCACCGCCCTCGCCGGGCTGACCGCCGAGGGGCTCGCCGTCGCCGTCGGCCCGCGGCGCCTCGAGGTCGCGCCGCTGCGCCGGGAGGACGTCGCCGCCGCGTACGAGCTGCGCGGCGCGCTCGAGCCCGCCGCCGCATCCCTCGCCGCCCGCCGCGGCGACCCCGCCGTCTTCGAGGCGCTCGCCGCCCGCCTCGCCGCCATCCGGGTCGACCCGGCCGGATCCGAGCAGCAGGACACCTACGAGCTCGCCGCCGAGCTCGACCGCGAGATCGACCGCGCCATCGCGAGCCCCCGGCTCCAGGCCGCCCTCGACTCCGCCCGGCACCACGCCGCCAGGATCCGGCGCGCCGCCCGCGATCACCCGGCCCGCCTCGCGGCCGCCGCCGACGAGCACCGCACGATCGCCGACGCCATCTCGCGCGGCGACGCGCAGCTCGCCGCGGACGCCGTCCGCATCCACCTGCACCACAGCCTCGAGCACGCGCTCGCGACGCTCCCCCACGACGACCCCGAGCCCCGGAGGACCCCATGA
- a CDS encoding MmgE/PrpD family protein, translating to MRNHPVRTYRSEEPLPREEQLAWKLAELAVDPVEVEAEVLDMIVNRVIDNAAVAAASLRRAPVVSARGQAASHPVSTGGAGATVVGLGTGADERTSPEWAAWANGVAVRELDFHDTFLAAEYSHPGDNIPAILAVAQHAGRDGGALVRGIATGYEIQVDLVRAISLHRHKIDHVAHLGPSAAAGIGTLLGLDAAVIFQAIGQALHTTTATRQSRKGEISTWKAHAPAFAGKMAVEAVDRAMRGQTSPTPIYEGEDGVIAWLLDGPEGRYEVPLPERGEPKRGILDTYTKEHSAEYQAQAWIDLARRLGRERPELRDPAAVRSIVLHTSHHTHTVIGSGANDPQKYDPAASRETLDHSIPYIFAVALQDGAWHHADSYAPERAARPDTVELWRRIATAEDAEWTRRYHSTDPAEKAFGGRVEIELADGGRVVDEIAVADAHPLGARPFARADYVRKFEQLADGVLAAPEIARFLDTAQRLPELTAEELAGLTITAEGLPTPPKGLF from the coding sequence ATGAGGAACCACCCCGTCCGCACCTACCGCAGCGAGGAGCCGCTCCCGCGCGAGGAGCAGCTCGCCTGGAAGCTCGCCGAGCTCGCCGTCGACCCCGTCGAGGTCGAGGCCGAGGTGCTCGACATGATCGTCAACCGGGTCATCGACAACGCCGCGGTCGCCGCCGCATCCCTCCGGCGGGCGCCCGTCGTCTCGGCGCGCGGACAGGCGGCCTCCCACCCCGTCTCGACGGGCGGCGCGGGCGCGACCGTCGTCGGGCTCGGCACGGGCGCCGACGAGCGCACCAGCCCCGAGTGGGCGGCGTGGGCGAACGGGGTCGCGGTGCGCGAGCTCGACTTCCACGACACCTTCCTCGCCGCCGAGTACTCGCACCCCGGCGACAACATCCCCGCGATCCTCGCCGTCGCCCAGCACGCGGGCCGAGACGGCGGCGCCCTCGTGCGCGGCATCGCGACCGGCTACGAGATCCAGGTCGACCTCGTGCGGGCGATCTCCCTGCACCGCCACAAGATCGACCACGTCGCGCACCTCGGCCCGAGCGCCGCCGCCGGCATCGGCACCCTCCTCGGCCTCGACGCCGCCGTGATCTTCCAGGCGATCGGGCAGGCGCTCCACACGACGACCGCGACCCGCCAGTCGCGCAAGGGCGAGATCTCCACCTGGAAGGCCCACGCGCCCGCCTTCGCCGGGAAGATGGCCGTCGAGGCGGTGGATCGCGCCATGCGCGGGCAGACCAGCCCCACCCCGATCTACGAGGGCGAGGACGGGGTCATCGCGTGGCTCCTCGACGGGCCGGAAGGCCGCTACGAGGTGCCGCTGCCGGAGCGCGGCGAGCCCAAGCGCGGCATCCTCGACACCTACACGAAGGAGCACTCGGCCGAGTACCAGGCGCAGGCCTGGATCGACCTCGCCCGCCGGCTCGGCCGGGAGCGGCCCGAGCTCCGCGACCCCGCCGCCGTCCGGTCGATCGTGCTGCACACGAGCCACCACACGCACACGGTGATCGGCTCGGGCGCGAACGACCCGCAGAAGTACGACCCGGCGGCCTCCCGCGAGACGCTCGACCACTCGATCCCGTACATCTTCGCCGTCGCCCTCCAGGACGGCGCCTGGCACCACGCCGACTCCTACGCGCCCGAGCGCGCCGCCCGCCCCGACACCGTCGAGCTGTGGCGGAGGATCGCCACGGCCGAGGACGCCGAGTGGACCCGCCGCTACCACTCGACCGACCCGGCCGAGAAGGCCTTCGGCGGCCGCGTCGAGATCGAGCTCGCCGACGGCGGCCGCGTCGTCGACGAGATCGCCGTCGCCGACGCCCACCCGCTCGGCGCCCGGCCCTTCGCCCGCGCCGACTACGTCCGCAAGTTCGAGCAGCTCGCCGACGGCGTCCTCGCGGCGCCCGAGATCGCGCGCTTCCTCGACACCGCCCAGCGCCTCCCCGAGCTGACCGCCGAGGAGCTCGCCGGCCTGACCATCACCGCCGAGGGGCTCCCCACCCCGCCGAAGGGACTCTTCTGA